A region of Pseudomonas cavernicola DNA encodes the following proteins:
- the fusA gene encoding elongation factor G, translating to MSNYSVENIRTVALVGHGDSGKTTLAEALLQRSGAIPVMGTLERGDTVCDFDPMEREYRHSLAAALVHFSHAGAEINLIDSPGFPDFIGHAIPALAAVETALVVVNAQNGIELTTQRMMNAARERGLCRMLVVNKIDAERIDLPALVADLRETFGKEVLPINLPGDGGNRVVDCFFDPAGEADFSSVAEAHQALVDQVVEVDEELMARYLEQGEITPEELHAPFERALREGHLIPLCFVSGRSGAGVSELLEILARLAPNPLEGNPPLFFKGEGAAAKPFRSVPDQERHVLAHVFKVVMDPFVGKLGVFRVHQGTVQRDMQLFVGDGKKPFKVGHLLRLQGKRYDEVARLIPGDFGAVSKIDEIEFDAVLHDSHDEDNIHLKPLAFPTPMQGLAIEAKRRGDEQRISEVLHRLLAEDPCVKLDYHPTTQETVLRGMGELHLRYLLDRLAGTYKLEVQTQPPRVPYRETITRAAEGHSRHKKQTGGAGQFGEVFLRVEPLPRGSGFEFVDEVKGGVIPGQFIPSVEKGVRSMLATGPLAGYPVEDVKVTVYDGKSHSVDSKDIAFQAAGRKAMLEGLRAAGCIVLEPIVAIEITTPEAKLGDITTDLIGRRGQVAGTETLSQSMVLIRGQVPLAELDGYGGRLKSITAGHGAYSLVLSHYSAVPLDVQQQLAAGYKAEQEED from the coding sequence ATGTCGAACTACTCGGTCGAAAATATTCGCACGGTCGCCCTGGTCGGCCACGGCGACAGCGGCAAGACGACCTTGGCCGAGGCGCTGCTCCAGCGTAGCGGCGCCATCCCCGTGATGGGCACGCTGGAGCGTGGTGACACGGTCTGCGACTTCGACCCGATGGAGCGTGAATACCGCCATTCATTGGCGGCAGCGCTGGTGCACTTCAGCCATGCCGGCGCCGAGATCAACCTGATCGACAGCCCCGGCTTCCCCGACTTCATCGGTCATGCAATCCCCGCGCTGGCGGCGGTGGAAACCGCGCTGGTGGTGGTTAACGCGCAGAACGGCATCGAATTGACCACCCAGCGGATGATGAACGCGGCGCGCGAGCGCGGACTGTGCCGGATGCTGGTGGTCAACAAGATCGATGCCGAGCGAATCGACCTGCCGGCGCTGGTCGCCGATCTGCGCGAGACGTTCGGCAAGGAGGTGCTACCGATCAACCTGCCAGGCGATGGCGGCAACCGGGTGGTCGACTGCTTCTTCGACCCGGCCGGCGAGGCGGACTTCTCGTCGGTGGCCGAGGCGCACCAGGCGCTGGTGGATCAGGTGGTCGAGGTCGACGAAGAGCTGATGGCGCGCTACCTGGAACAGGGCGAGATCACCCCGGAGGAACTACACGCCCCCTTCGAGCGGGCGCTGCGCGAGGGGCATCTGATCCCCCTGTGCTTCGTCTCGGGGCGCAGCGGCGCTGGCGTGAGCGAGCTGCTCGAGATACTGGCGCGGCTCGCGCCCAATCCTCTCGAAGGCAACCCACCACTGTTTTTCAAGGGCGAAGGCGCTGCGGCGAAACCCTTCCGCTCTGTCCCCGATCAGGAACGCCACGTACTGGCCCATGTGTTCAAGGTGGTGATGGACCCGTTCGTCGGCAAGCTCGGCGTGTTCCGCGTACACCAGGGCACGGTGCAGCGCGACATGCAGCTGTTCGTCGGCGATGGCAAGAAGCCGTTCAAAGTCGGGCACCTGCTGCGCCTGCAGGGCAAACGCTATGACGAGGTGGCGCGGCTGATTCCCGGCGATTTCGGCGCTGTGAGCAAGATCGACGAGATCGAGTTCGACGCCGTGCTGCACGACTCCCATGACGAGGACAATATCCACCTCAAGCCGCTCGCCTTCCCCACCCCGATGCAGGGGCTGGCCATCGAGGCGAAGCGGCGCGGCGACGAGCAGCGGATATCCGAAGTGCTGCACCGGCTGCTGGCCGAAGACCCCTGCGTGAAACTCGATTACCACCCGACTACCCAAGAGACTGTGCTGCGCGGCATGGGCGAGTTGCACCTGCGCTACCTGCTCGATCGCCTGGCCGGCACCTACAAGCTCGAAGTGCAGACCCAGCCGCCGCGCGTGCCCTACCGCGAAACCATCACCCGTGCGGCCGAGGGCCATAGCCGGCACAAGAAGCAGACCGGCGGCGCCGGCCAGTTCGGCGAAGTGTTCCTGCGCGTCGAGCCGCTGCCGCGCGGCAGTGGCTTCGAGTTCGTCGACGAGGTGAAGGGCGGAGTGATCCCTGGGCAGTTCATTCCCTCGGTGGAAAAAGGTGTGCGCTCGATGCTGGCGACCGGGCCCCTGGCCGGCTATCCGGTCGAGGATGTGAAAGTGACGGTCTACGACGGCAAGAGCCACTCGGTCGACTCCAAGGACATCGCTTTCCAGGCGGCCGGGCGCAAGGCGATGCTGGAAGGTCTGCGTGCGGCGGGGTGCATCGTGCTGGAACCGATCGTCGCCATCGAGATCACCACGCCCGAAGCCAAGCTCGGTGACATCACCACCGACCTGATCGGCCGCCGCGGCCAGGTGGCTGGCACCGAAACCCTGTCGCAGAGCATGGTGCTGATCCGCGGCCAGGTGCCGCTGGCCGAACTGGACGGCTATGGCGGCCGACTCAAGTCCATCACCGCCGGCCACGGCGCCTACAGCCTGGTGCTGAGCCACTACAGCGCCGTGCCCCTGGACGTGCAGCAACAACTGGCCGCCGGTTATAAAGCCGAGCAGGAGGAGGATTGA
- a CDS encoding glutathione S-transferase family protein, translating to MSVTPEVILFHSPHTRSTGALTLLEELGTPYQLHVLNLQTGEQREPAYLAINPMGKVPAIKHGDAVITEQGAVFLYLADLFPEAGLTPAIGDPLRGPFLRWMFYYGSCFEPALVDRAQKREPAPPAMSPYGDFDTMLRTLNEQLGKGPYLLGEKFTAADVLWGTALTWTTMFGLVPLSPVIKAYIERVNARPAVARVRAKDEELAAAQAK from the coding sequence ATGTCTGTCACCCCTGAAGTCATCCTCTTCCACTCCCCGCACACCCGCTCCACCGGGGCACTGACCCTGCTCGAAGAGCTCGGCACACCGTACCAGTTGCACGTGCTGAACCTGCAAACGGGCGAGCAGCGGGAGCCGGCGTATCTGGCGATCAACCCGATGGGCAAGGTGCCGGCGATCAAGCATGGCGATGCCGTGATCACCGAGCAGGGCGCGGTCTTTCTCTACCTCGCGGATCTGTTCCCGGAGGCCGGGTTGACTCCGGCCATCGGCGATCCGTTGCGCGGGCCTTTTCTACGCTGGATGTTCTATTACGGCTCGTGCTTCGAGCCGGCGCTGGTCGACCGCGCGCAAAAGCGCGAGCCTGCGCCGCCTGCAATGTCGCCCTATGGTGACTTCGACACCATGCTGCGCACCTTGAACGAGCAACTCGGCAAAGGCCCTTACCTGCTCGGCGAAAAGTTCACCGCCGCCGATGTGCTGTGGGGCACGGCACTGACCTGGACCACGATGTTTGGGCTGGTGCCGCTATCGCCGGTGATCAAGGCTTATATCGAGCGAGTGAATGCGCGGCCAGCCGTGGCGCGGGTCAGGGCCAAAGACGAGGAACTGGCCGCCGCTCAAGCCAAGTGA
- the gstA gene encoding glutathione transferase GstA has translation MKLYYSPGACSLAPHIVLHESGLPFSLERVDLETHKTETGADYYGINPKGYVPTLELDNGERLTEGPVITQYISDKAGNTELMPAAGSQARYRVMEWQCYLNSEVHQSFAPLFDPTFDAASKAIFISRLQKKFGWVSAQLRGKQYLTGNSFTAADAYLFVLSGWAPYLKFELPNTEELQGYLQRIAARPAVQKAMKTEGLHWLA, from the coding sequence ATGAAACTTTACTACTCACCCGGCGCCTGCTCGCTCGCCCCCCATATCGTCCTGCACGAATCCGGCTTGCCCTTTAGCCTCGAGCGGGTCGACCTCGAGACGCACAAGACCGAGACCGGCGCCGATTACTACGGCATCAACCCCAAGGGCTACGTGCCCACGCTGGAACTGGACAACGGTGAGCGGCTGACCGAGGGGCCGGTCATCACCCAGTACATCAGCGACAAAGCCGGCAATACCGAGCTGATGCCGGCCGCCGGGAGCCAGGCGCGCTATCGCGTGATGGAATGGCAGTGCTACCTCAACTCGGAGGTGCACCAATCTTTTGCGCCACTGTTCGACCCGACGTTCGACGCGGCGAGCAAGGCGATCTTCATCAGCCGCCTGCAGAAGAAATTCGGCTGGGTCTCCGCGCAGTTGCGCGGCAAGCAATACCTGACCGGCAACAGCTTCACCGCGGCGGATGCCTACCTGTTCGTCCTGTCGGGATGGGCGCCCTATCTCAAGTTCGAGCTGCCGAACACCGAGGAACTGCAAGGCTATCTGCAACGGATCGCCGCCCGGCCGGCGGTGCAGAAAGCCATGAAGACCGAAGGCTTGCACTGGCTGGCCTAA
- the gbcB gene encoding glycine-betaine demethylase subunit GbcB, which produces MSNTFLNPVNTRTWANGRHLVRCVKVIQETWDVRTFCFMADQPIMFFFKPGQFVTLELEIDGQPIMRSYTISSSPSVPYSFSLTIKRVPGGKVSNWLHDNMKEGDELPVHGPVGLFNAMDFPSDKVLYLSGGVGITPVMSMARWFFDTNGNVDMVFVHSARAPRDIIYHRELRHMASRINNFKLHLICERYEIGETWSGYRGYLNQKMLELIAPDFMEREIFCCGPTPYMHAVKRLLEANGFDMKRYHEESFGATPPEARADAIEHAEQAAEAPEVDAADLHQVAFTNTGKSIRVAPGETVHAAAAKLGLHIPKACGMGICGTCKVMKTAGEVEMEHNGGITDEDVAEGYILSCCSVPKGDVSIEY; this is translated from the coding sequence ATGTCGAACACCTTCCTTAATCCAGTCAACACCCGGACCTGGGCCAATGGCCGCCATCTGGTGCGTTGCGTCAAGGTGATCCAGGAAACCTGGGATGTGCGCACCTTCTGTTTCATGGCCGACCAGCCGATCATGTTCTTCTTCAAGCCGGGGCAGTTCGTCACCCTGGAGCTGGAGATCGACGGCCAGCCGATCATGCGCTCCTACACCATCTCCAGTTCGCCCTCGGTGCCTTACAGTTTCTCTCTGACCATCAAGCGCGTGCCGGGCGGCAAGGTCTCCAACTGGCTGCACGACAATATGAAAGAGGGCGACGAGCTGCCTGTGCACGGCCCGGTGGGGCTGTTCAACGCCATGGATTTCCCGAGCGATAAAGTGCTCTACCTCAGCGGCGGGGTGGGGATCACGCCGGTGATGTCGATGGCGCGCTGGTTCTTCGACACCAACGGCAATGTCGACATGGTCTTCGTCCACAGTGCGCGGGCGCCACGCGACATCATCTACCACCGCGAGCTACGCCACATGGCTTCGCGGATCAACAACTTCAAATTGCACCTGATCTGCGAGCGCTACGAGATTGGCGAAACCTGGTCGGGATATCGCGGCTACCTCAATCAGAAGATGCTCGAACTGATTGCTCCGGACTTTATGGAGCGGGAAATCTTCTGCTGCGGACCGACGCCCTACATGCACGCGGTCAAGCGCCTGCTCGAAGCCAATGGTTTCGACATGAAGCGCTACCATGAAGAGTCTTTCGGTGCGACACCACCGGAAGCTCGCGCCGATGCCATCGAGCATGCCGAACAGGCCGCCGAGGCCCCCGAGGTGGATGCCGCCGATCTGCATCAAGTGGCGTTCACCAATACCGGCAAAAGCATCCGCGTGGCGCCTGGGGAGACCGTGCATGCCGCCGCCGCCAAGCTTGGCCTGCATATCCCCAAAGCCTGCGGCATGGGTATCTGCGGCACCTGCAAGGTGATGAAAACCGCTGGCGAGGTGGAGATGGAGCACAACGGCGGGATCACCGATGAAGATGTGGCCGAGGGTTACATCCTCTCCTGCTGCAGCGTGCCCAAGGGTGATGTGAGCATCGAGTACTGA
- the gbcA gene encoding glycine-betaine demethylase subunit GbcA produces MDVTTTLSLGDPLEPARKATAEMLQTRERTYSLPQPFYCDERLFDIDMQEIFQKEWLIAGMTCEIPAKGNYLTLQIGKNPIIVIRGAEGVVHAFHNVCRHRGSRLCTSEKGKVAKLVCNYHQWTYELDGRLLFAGTEMGADFDMNQYGLKPVKVKTAGGYIFVSLAENPPAIDEFLATLAHYMEPYDMENTKVAVQTTLMEKANWKLVLENNRECYHCSGSHPELLKTLLEWDDVTDPRADQAFKDHVAASATAWEAEKIPYAHAEFGLRNRIVRMPLLKGTVSMTMDGKQGSKKLMGRIKNPDLGSMRILHLPHSWNHCMGDHVIVFTVWPISAQETMVTTKWLVHKDAVEGVDYDVARLREVWDATNDQDRRLAEENQRGINSTAYQPGPYSKTYEFGVVNFVDWYSERLLSNLGAAPAAYLRGIKSQ; encoded by the coding sequence ATGGATGTCACCACTACCCTGAGTTTGGGCGATCCGCTGGAACCAGCACGCAAGGCCACCGCCGAAATGCTGCAGACCCGCGAACGCACCTATTCGCTGCCGCAACCCTTCTACTGCGACGAGCGGCTGTTCGATATCGACATGCAGGAGATCTTCCAGAAGGAATGGCTGATCGCCGGCATGACCTGCGAGATCCCGGCCAAGGGCAACTACCTGACCCTGCAGATCGGCAAGAACCCGATCATCGTGATCCGCGGTGCCGAGGGCGTGGTGCACGCCTTCCATAACGTCTGCCGCCATCGCGGCTCGCGCCTGTGCACCAGCGAGAAGGGCAAGGTCGCCAAGCTGGTGTGCAACTACCACCAGTGGACCTACGAGCTGGACGGCCGCCTGCTGTTCGCCGGCACCGAGATGGGCGCCGACTTCGACATGAATCAGTACGGCCTCAAGCCGGTCAAGGTGAAGACCGCCGGCGGCTACATCTTCGTCTCGCTGGCCGAGAACCCGCCGGCCATCGACGAGTTCCTCGCCACCCTGGCCCATTACATGGAGCCCTACGACATGGAGAACACCAAGGTGGCGGTGCAGACCACCTTGATGGAGAAGGCCAACTGGAAACTGGTGCTGGAGAACAACCGCGAGTGCTACCACTGCAGCGGCTCGCACCCGGAATTGCTGAAGACCCTGCTGGAGTGGGACGACGTCACCGACCCGCGCGCCGATCAGGCCTTCAAGGACCACGTGGCCGCCTCCGCCACCGCCTGGGAGGCGGAGAAGATTCCCTACGCCCACGCCGAATTCGGCCTGCGCAATCGCATCGTGCGCATGCCGCTGCTCAAGGGCACGGTGTCGATGACCATGGACGGTAAGCAAGGCAGCAAGAAGCTCATGGGCCGGATCAAGAACCCCGACCTCGGCTCGATGCGCATCCTGCATCTGCCGCACTCGTGGAACCACTGCATGGGCGACCATGTGATCGTGTTCACCGTGTGGCCGATCAGCGCCCAGGAAACCATGGTCACCACCAAGTGGCTGGTGCACAAGGACGCGGTCGAGGGCGTAGATTACGACGTGGCCCGCCTGCGTGAAGTCTGGGATGCCACCAACGATCAGGATCGCCGGCTGGCCGAAGAGAACCAGCGCGGCATCAACTCCACCGCCTACCAGCCCGGCCCGTACTCGAAAACCTACGAGTTCGGCGTGGTCAACTTCGTCGACTGGTACAGCGAACGCCTGCTGAGCAACCTCGGCGCGGCGCCAGCGGCCTATCTGCGCGGGATCAAGAGCCAGTAA
- a CDS encoding ABC transporter permease, which translates to MNLRRIIAIVRKELRQLRRDRLTFAMIAGIPILQLVLFGYAINMDVRGLDAAVLDQANTARSREVIAEIASSRVLNLRYRLSSPQQIDHLLRQGRISVALVVPADFEARLERGPAQRQGRPSQSGLLQERRPLQLVVDGSDQTVQAAARQLANYPLPNWSLSAGVEVVNFYNPERVAALNTVPGLIGVILTMTLVMFTAITLVRERERGNMEMLIATPLSPWELTIGKVLPFIAIGLVQMSLVLLFGKALFTVPVRGSLGELYLATLLFIVASLGLGVFLSTLAKTQFQAMQMAFFTFLPQILLSGFMFPFAGMPRLAQQLAELLPLTHYLRLARGIMLRGAGLAELWVELAALGLFAVLMFSIAVTRVHKRLD; encoded by the coding sequence ATGAACCTGCGGCGGATCATCGCCATCGTGCGCAAGGAGTTGCGCCAGCTGCGCCGCGATCGGCTGACGTTCGCCATGATCGCCGGCATCCCGATCCTCCAACTGGTGCTGTTCGGCTACGCCATCAATATGGACGTGCGCGGGCTGGATGCGGCGGTACTGGACCAGGCCAACACCGCGCGCTCGCGCGAGGTGATCGCCGAGATCGCCTCCAGCCGGGTGCTCAACCTGCGTTACCGGCTCTCGAGCCCGCAGCAGATCGACCACTTGCTGCGCCAGGGGCGGATCAGCGTGGCGCTGGTGGTGCCGGCGGATTTCGAGGCGCGCCTGGAGCGCGGGCCGGCACAGCGGCAGGGCCGCCCGTCGCAGAGCGGCCTGCTGCAGGAGCGCCGGCCGTTGCAACTGGTGGTGGATGGCTCGGATCAGACGGTGCAGGCCGCGGCCCGCCAGCTGGCGAACTACCCACTGCCGAACTGGAGCCTGTCGGCGGGTGTCGAGGTGGTGAACTTCTACAACCCGGAGCGGGTGGCGGCGCTGAACACGGTGCCGGGGCTGATCGGGGTGATCCTGACCATGACCCTGGTGATGTTCACCGCCATCACCCTGGTGCGTGAGCGCGAGCGCGGCAACATGGAGATGCTGATCGCCACGCCGCTGTCGCCGTGGGAGCTGACCATCGGCAAGGTGTTGCCCTTCATCGCCATTGGTTTAGTGCAGATGAGCCTGGTACTGCTGTTCGGCAAGGCGCTGTTCACGGTGCCGGTGCGTGGCTCGCTGGGCGAGCTGTACCTGGCGACACTGCTGTTCATCGTCGCCAGCCTGGGGCTTGGGGTATTTCTCTCGACCCTGGCGAAGACCCAGTTCCAAGCCATGCAGATGGCGTTTTTCACCTTCCTGCCGCAGATCCTGTTGTCCGGCTTCATGTTCCCTTTCGCCGGCATGCCCAGGCTTGCGCAACAGCTGGCCGAATTGCTGCCGTTGACCCATTACCTGCGGCTGGCGCGCGGCATCATGCTGCGCGGCGCTGGGCTCGCTGAGCTATGGGTCGAGTTGGCGGCGTTGGGGCTGTTTGCGGTGCTGATGTTCAGCATCGCGGTGACCCGCGTGCATAAACGGCTGGATTGA
- a CDS encoding ABC transporter ATP-binding protein — MNTNEPVPVIQARGLSKRFGELTAVNRLDLKVQRAEVFGFLGPNGSGKSTTIRMLCGLLRPSAGEIEVLGCRIPRDAEALKRRIGYMTQKFSLYEDLSVAENLQFLASVHGLSKTASRQRIEELLERYWLGELTRQLAGTLSGGQRQRLALAAAVLHKPDLLLLDEPTSAVDPQSRREFWDSLFELADAGTTLLVSTHYMDEAERCTRLGILDTGRLVADGSPRELMAHLPGRPFLVECSQPRQAQLALKGIPEVLAQAQIGASLRVLSGAADGRERIARRLQEQGIHARVVETEPNLEDVFVAVTQRPAQPVQEGA, encoded by the coding sequence ATGAACACCAATGAGCCGGTGCCGGTCATCCAGGCGCGCGGGCTGAGCAAACGCTTCGGCGAGCTGACCGCGGTCAATCGCCTCGACCTCAAGGTCCAGCGTGCCGAGGTGTTCGGCTTTCTCGGCCCGAATGGCAGCGGTAAGTCCACCACCATCCGCATGCTCTGCGGCCTGCTGCGGCCCAGCGCGGGTGAGATCGAGGTGCTGGGCTGCCGGATTCCCCGCGATGCCGAGGCGTTGAAGCGGCGTATCGGCTACATGACGCAGAAGTTCTCGTTGTATGAAGACCTCAGTGTGGCTGAAAACCTGCAGTTCCTCGCCAGCGTGCACGGCCTGTCGAAGACCGCCAGCCGCCAGCGCATCGAGGAGTTGCTGGAACGCTATTGGCTCGGCGAGTTGACGCGGCAGTTGGCCGGCACTCTCAGTGGCGGGCAGAGGCAACGGCTAGCCCTGGCCGCCGCGGTGCTGCACAAGCCGGACCTGTTGCTGCTCGACGAGCCGACCAGTGCGGTCGATCCGCAGTCGCGGCGGGAGTTCTGGGATTCGCTGTTCGAGCTGGCCGACGCCGGTACCACGTTGCTGGTGTCCACGCACTACATGGACGAAGCCGAGCGTTGCACGCGCCTGGGCATTCTCGACACCGGCCGGCTGGTGGCTGACGGCAGTCCGCGTGAGCTGATGGCGCATTTGCCGGGCCGACCCTTCCTGGTCGAGTGCAGCCAGCCACGCCAGGCGCAACTCGCCCTCAAGGGCATACCGGAAGTTCTCGCCCAGGCGCAAATCGGCGCCAGCCTGCGGGTGCTCAGCGGCGCAGCGGACGGCCGCGAGCGGATCGCTCGGCGGTTGCAGGAACAGGGTATACACGCGCGGGTAGTGGAGACCGAGCCGAACCTGGAGGACGTCTTCGTTGCCGTCACCCAACGTCCGGCGCAACCCGTGCAGGAGGGCGCATGA
- a CDS encoding HlyD family secretion protein: MRAERGWLLPLWLLLIAVSGCEGEGHPTLLGTLEWDRVSLPAEASETILAWHTAEGDRVQAGQLLLELDPRRQDARIAQAQGEVAQAQARLSELSNGARLETIDAAQAVLRRDRAVLTAAEQDFSRIEKLYKRSLVAIAELDKARASRDQARAELANASAQLRELKSGSRVEQIEQAAAALEAAQGNLAQLQVGRQHLSVRAPRAGRVDSLPFKPGDQPPQGAAVVSLLVGEAPYARVFVPASQRSALHIGEPLRVKVEGIAEPFAAKVRSISSEASFTPYFALTGDDASRLVYRAELLLEGEAARQLPAGLPLSAERIVDEHQ; this comes from the coding sequence GTGCGTGCAGAGCGTGGGTGGCTCCTCCCTTTATGGCTGCTGCTGATCGCCGTTTCCGGTTGCGAAGGCGAGGGCCACCCGACCCTGCTCGGCACCCTGGAGTGGGACCGGGTCAGCCTGCCGGCCGAAGCCTCGGAAACCATCCTTGCCTGGCATACTGCCGAGGGCGACAGGGTACAGGCCGGCCAACTGTTGCTGGAGCTCGACCCGCGCCGCCAGGACGCGCGCATCGCCCAGGCCCAGGGCGAAGTCGCCCAGGCGCAGGCACGGCTGAGCGAGCTGAGCAATGGTGCAAGGCTGGAAACCATCGATGCGGCTCAGGCGGTCCTGCGCCGTGACCGCGCTGTGCTGACTGCCGCCGAACAGGACTTCAGCCGCATCGAAAAACTCTACAAGCGCAGTCTGGTGGCTATCGCCGAGTTGGATAAAGCCCGCGCCAGCCGTGACCAGGCGCGCGCCGAGCTGGCCAATGCCAGCGCCCAACTGCGCGAGTTGAAGAGCGGCAGCCGTGTGGAACAGATCGAACAGGCGGCGGCGGCGCTTGAGGCCGCACAGGGCAATCTGGCGCAACTGCAGGTCGGCCGCCAGCACCTGAGCGTGCGCGCGCCGCGTGCCGGGCGGGTCGACTCATTGCCGTTCAAGCCTGGTGACCAGCCGCCACAAGGCGCCGCCGTGGTCAGCCTGCTGGTGGGCGAGGCGCCCTATGCGCGGGTGTTCGTGCCGGCCTCGCAGCGTAGCGCCTTGCACATCGGTGAACCGTTGCGGGTGAAGGTCGAGGGCATCGCCGAACCCTTTGCTGCCAAGGTGCGTAGCATTAGCAGCGAGGCCAGTTTCACCCCGTATTTCGCGCTGACCGGTGACGACGCCAGCCGCTTGGTCTATCGCGCCGAGTTGCTGCTGGAGGGCGAGGCGGCGCGGCAGTTGCCAGCCGGCCTGCCGCTGAGCGCCGAGCGGATCGTCGATGAACACCAATGA
- a CDS encoding electron transfer flavoprotein subunit beta: MTDLNIIALVSVGAHPTSGRARRAEQDARAVELGLRLAGERLQVLHAGDTQEEALRAYLGMGLTELSVLEQPRGADALPVLASYLSESGAQLVLTGSQAETGEGSGMLPFLLAEKLGWPLVVGLAEVEKVENGVAQVLQALPRGQRRRLKVRLPFLASVDNAAPTARQSAFGPARRGVLKAEAVEVIDDVLLATAQFQPARPRPKRLKVIKAKTGAERMKAATAKAAGGGGQVLKDLSPQDGAEAVFKLLLEEGVLR; the protein is encoded by the coding sequence ATGACTGATCTGAACATCATTGCCCTGGTTTCCGTCGGCGCGCATCCCACCTCGGGTCGCGCCCGCCGCGCCGAACAGGATGCCCGCGCGGTCGAATTGGGCCTGCGTCTGGCCGGTGAGCGGCTGCAAGTGCTGCACGCCGGCGATACTCAGGAAGAAGCACTGCGCGCTTATCTGGGTATGGGCCTGACTGAGCTCAGCGTGCTCGAACAACCGCGAGGCGCTGACGCCTTGCCGGTGCTGGCGAGCTATCTGAGCGAGTCCGGCGCCCAGCTTGTACTCACTGGTAGCCAGGCGGAAACTGGCGAAGGCTCGGGGATGCTGCCCTTCCTGCTGGCGGAAAAACTCGGCTGGCCGCTGGTGGTTGGGCTGGCTGAAGTGGAGAAGGTCGAGAACGGTGTCGCTCAAGTACTGCAAGCCTTGCCGCGTGGCCAGCGGCGGCGTTTGAAGGTGCGCCTGCCATTTCTCGCCAGTGTCGATAACGCGGCGCCGACCGCTCGGCAAAGTGCCTTCGGCCCGGCCCGGCGCGGCGTGCTGAAGGCCGAAGCGGTCGAAGTGATCGACGATGTCTTGCTCGCCACCGCGCAGTTCCAACCGGCCCGGCCACGGCCCAAGCGCCTCAAGGTGATCAAGGCGAAAACCGGTGCCGAGCGGATGAAAGCCGCCACGGCCAAGGCTGCGGGCGGTGGCGGGCAAGTGCTGAAAGACCTCAGCCCGCAAGACGGCGCCGAAGCCGTCTTCAAACTGCTGCTCGAAGAGGGCGTGCTGCGCTAG